The Christiangramia flava JLT2011 region AACACTTTGGATGAAGGTGCCAGTAAAACGGAAACCTGGGTAGCCGATAACCAGAAATACATTTATATTATAGTAGGTGTGGCGATCGTTGCCGTTCTTGGATATTTGGGATACAACCGTTTCGTACATGCTCCAAAACAGGCAGAAGCTGCTAATGAAATGGCGCAGGCTGAAGACTACATGGCTGCGGCACTTCGAGCTACCGGAACAGAGAGCGATTCGCTTTACAACCTGGCTTTGAATGGAGGTGAAGGGAAATTTGGGTTTTTGGATATTATTGATAATTATGGTGGAACCGATGCGGCAAACCTGGCACATTATAATGCAGGTTTTGCGTATTTGAGAACCGGAAAATATCAGGAAGCGATCGAGCAACTGGAAGATTTCAAAAGCGATGATGAGATTTTTGCTCCTTTGGCTGCCGGCGGAATTGGTGATGCTTTTACACAATTAGGGCAGCCGGAAGATGCTCTGGGTTACTACGAAAAAGCAGCTGAGATGCGTTCCAATACGTTCACTACACCAAGATTTCTACTGAAAGCGGCGATTACTGCGATCGAACTTGGAGATAATGATACTGCTGAAGAATACCTGAATAGAATCGAGGAGGAATATCCAGATTCTCCGGAAGCTAACAAAGTGCCTATTTACTTAGGAATGGCTTCAGCGAAAAACTAAACTATGGCAACAGAAGGTAAGAACCTTTCAGAATACGATAAGAATACAATCCCAAACGCGAAAGACTTTCGGTTTGGGATTGTTGTTTCAGAATGGAACGAGGAGATCACTGAAGGTCTTTTCCAGGGTGCTTTTGATGCCTTTATTGAAAATGGTGTCAAAAAGGAAAATATCGTTCGCTGGAACGTTCCTGGAAGTTTTGAACTGATTTATGGCTGTAAAAAACTTCAGCAAACTTTTGACATGTTGGATGCCATTATCGCCGTGGGAAGCGTGATCCAGGGTGAAACCAAGCATTTCGATTTTGTTTGTGAAGGCGTGACACAGGGGATCAAAGACCTGAATATCCAGGGAGATATTCCCGTGATCTTTTGTGTGTTGACCGATAATCATATCGAACAGTCCCGGGCCAGAAGCGGTGGGAAACACGGCAATAAAGGTACGGAGGCGGCGATCGCGGCCATTAAAATGGCTCAGCTTCGGAAAGACGCCGATTTCTACAAGGGTTAAGATTCAAAAACGGCATTGTTCTTGCTTCCTTATTAATGCGAATGTGCTTCGGTTATTTGAAGCATTTTGAGTAAATTTGGAGATACAAACAATCCGCAGTTTTGAAAATCAATTTTTACAAAGTCAGAAAAAATACCAGGTATAACTACACCCCACGATATTACAAGGGAAAGGATACCGGGAATATCTATGACTTTGATTCAAAATTCAATAAGTACAAAGAGACCGCGAATGCCATTGATTTTGGTTCCCAGTGGGCCAGCGACAGGAAAGATAGTCGAACTCGTGGTAACCGAAGCCTGAATAAGCGCTTCCTGATCATTTTCCTGGTGCTGCTTTTTATTTGCCTGTGGATTTTAGATTTTGATTTGTCCATTTTCTCGATTCCGCGCTAAATGAGTGATATAATTCAATTGCTTCCCGATCATGTTGCCAACCAGATCGCTGCGGGAGAAGTAGTGCAACGGCCGGCATCTGTAATCAAAGAACTTTTAGAAAATTCCATCGACGCCCATGCGACGAGGATCCAGGTGGTCATTAAAGACGCCGGAAAAACCTTGATCCAGGTTGTCGATGACGGTGTTGGAATGAGCGTAACTGATGCTCGCATGAGTTTTGAACGGCACGCCACCTCCAAGATCAAACTGGCTGATGATCTTTTCAGTTTAAAAACCAAAGGTTTTAGGGGAGAAGCCCTAGCTTCCATAGCGGCGATTGCCCACGTGGAACTGAAGACCAGAAGAGCTGAAGAAGAAATTGGCACCTGTATCAAAATGGAAGGTAGCCAGGTCGTTTCCCAGGAAGCTTGTGTTACCCCCAAAGGAACCTGCCTGAGCGTCAAGAATCTTTTTTATAATATTCCCGCGCGCCGCAATTTCCTGAAGTCAGATAATGTGGAAACGCGGCATATTATTGATGAATTTCAGCGAGTGGCGCTGGCGCATCCAGATATCAGTTTCTCGCTTACGCATAATAACAATGAACTATTTCAGCTTCCGCCGTCCAACCAGCGGCAGCGAATCACCAATATTTTCGGGGGAAAAACCAATGAAAAACTGGTTCCGGTTGAAGAAGATACCGGGATCGTTAAAGTTTCAGGCTTCGTAGGAAAACCGGAATTTGCCAAAAAAAGCAGGGGAGAGCAGTTTTTCTTTGTGAATAATCGCTTTATCAAAAGTCCTTATTTGAATCATGCGGTCGTGGCGGCATTCGAAGGTCTGCTCAAAGACAAATCGTATCCAAGTTACTTCTTGTATCTGGATGTGGATCCCAAATCGATCGATATCAACATTCATCCCACGAAAACGGAAATCAAGTTTGACGATGAGCATGCGCTGTATGCCATTTTGAAAAGTGCGATCAAGCATAGCCTGGGGCAATTTAACGTGGCGCCAATGTTGGATTTCGAGCGTGACAGCGATCTGGACACCCCTTATGATTACAAGAATAAGAATGCCAGCGCTCCTCAGATCGAAGTTGATCGGGATTTCAATCCTTTTAAAAATGAAGGTGGTTTGGCATCTTTTTCAGGTGGAGGCGGAAATGTGAGCTATCGCAGGGAACGTTCAGCCGCCAGTTGGGATGGTATTTATACCGGTCTGGAAACCGAAACCATGCCTGAATCTTCAGCAAACCTGAAGGAGATCGAATTTGAAAGTGAGGAAGTGACCGGAAATCTTTTTGGGGCGAAAGAGGAAGAGCACGGAAGGTCTACTTTCCAGCTCAACAAAAAATATATTATTTCCACTTTGAAAAGCGGCCTGCTGGCGATTGATCAGCATCGGGCGCATACCAGAATTCTTTACGAGGAGCTTCTGAAGAATATAACTGTTTCAGCAGCAGTGAGCCAGCAACTACTATTTCCATTGAAACTTCAATTCAACAAGCATGAAAATGAAATGCTAAAAGAGATAAAAGATTCGCTGGAACAAACAGGTTTCGTATTTTCGGAATTCGGAAGGGATGAAGTGGAGATCACTGGTATTCCAACGCTCATTGCGGAAAGCGAGGTGGAAATGCTGTTGGAGAAACTGCTGGCCGATTTTGAAAAAGAGGTGCCCAGCGACGGTTTTTCACAAACCGATTTAATGGCCAAGTCACTGGCGAGCAGTATGGCGGTTCGTTCGGGAACTCTTTTGAATTCTGCGGAACAACAGCATATCGTAAACCGACTTTTTGCCTGTAAAGAGCCCGGACTAACACCTTTCAATAAGACCATTTTCACTACGATTGGCGTGGATGAACTGGATAAAAAATTTGCTTGATGGGAAGAATCACTGAAACCGTAAAGGTTTTACTTATAATTAATGTTATTTTCTTTATTGGGAGTCAGCTAATTGGCGATGCGGCTTACCAGTATTTTGCACTCTGGTTTTTTAAGAATCCGAATTTTGCATTTTGGCAGGGAATCACCCATATGTTCATGCATGGTGGTTTCACCCATATTCTTTTCAATATGTATGCGCTTTGGGCATTTGGAAGCCCCATTGAGCAGATGCTTGGGCAGCGCCGTTTCCTGTTCTTTTATTTTGCCTCCGGTATTGGTGCCGCCGCGCTGCACACTTTGGTGAACTTTTTTGCCTTTCAGAATGGATATGATGCTTTATTAGGAATTGGCTGGACTCCGGCTGAAATTATGGATTTTGCTAACCAGGCTTTCCAGACAAACCAGTTCCAGATCCCTTCCGGAGTAGACCAGGAAACCTTACGATCGATGCTGGAAGCCTATTCTAACCCGGCGGTGGGAGCTTCCGGAGCAATATATGGTATACTCGTGGCGTTTGGGATGATGTTCCCTAATGTGGAGTTGTTCCTGATCTTTGTGCCTATTCCAATCAAAGCGAAGTTCTTCATTCCCGCGCTGATCCTGTTGGATCTGTTCTCAGGAGTGACCGGCTATTCTCTTTTTGGAGGCTCCATCGCGCATTTTGCACATGTTGGTGGCGCGTTATTCGGGTTTTTGATGATGTATTACTGGAAAAAGAACCAATTCAACGATAATCGCTGGTATTGATGCGTACTTCAGATAAATTGAGATATAAAATGCAAACGGCAACGATCACTGAAAAGCTGATCGCTATAAACGTGCTCGTTTTTGTCTTGTTTTTCCTGATCCGCACCATCGCATTCCTTTTCCAGACTTCAGGTGATTTTTTAATGCAGTGGTTCGTTTTTCCTGACGATCCAATGGAATTTCTACTGAAACCCTGGTCTATCATCACCTATTCGTTTTTACACGCCGGCATTTGGCACATCTTGTCAAATATGCTCATCTTATATTTTTCCGGAATCTATTTCCTGAATTACTTTTCTCCAAAAAGGCTGCTGAATTACTATTTCCTGGGTGTGATCATCGGAGCGCTGGTTTATATGGCCAGTTATAACTTATTTCCGGTTTTCCAGGCAAATGGAAAATCGTACCTGATTGGTGCTTCTGCCGGTGTAATGGCCGTACTGATTGGCATCGCGACCTACATCCCGAACATGAGGGTGCAACTGATGTTCCTGGGGAGTATCAAATTCTGGTGGATCGCCGCCTTTCTGGTTATTGTAGATATCGTTCAGATTCCTATGGGGAACGCCGGTGGTCATTTTGCCCATTTGGGAGGTGCCGCGCTGGGTTACATCTACACCACTCAGTTACAGAAAGGAAATGATATAGGCAAGTGGTTTGAAAACCTGGTTGATGGCATTGCTACTCTCTTCAAACCAAAGAGTGAACGCAGGGCTAAAATGAAGACCGTGTACCGCAACAAAACGCAGCGCGCAAAAACTACCACTTCCAGAACCAGTAACGCATCTTCGAGGCTGAATAAGGATGAGAAGCAGAAAAAGGTAGACGCAATCCTGGATAAGATCAGTAAAAGTGGTTATGATAGCCTGACGAAGGCCGAAAAAGATTTCCTGTTTCAGGCCGGCAAAGAAGATTAGATGAAAAAGCTGAATGTCTTTGATAAATTCATTTTTATTCTGAATTCGCTGGCGGCGCTGGCTTTATTACTGTCTTATTTGCTTCCGCATATTCCGCCTGAATCATTTCCATTATTGTCGGTGCTCAGTTTGGGTGTGCCGGTTTTAATTATTCTGAATATCATTTTGCTGCTTTACTGGTCTTTCCGTTTGAAAAGACAATTTCTGCTTAGCCTGGTGGTATTGTTAATAGGTTACCAATATGTTTCTGGTTTTGTTCGTTTTTCCGAAGGAGAAAAAGATGAAAAAGGACAGGCAGATTTTTCGATTATGAGCTATAACGTTCGTATGTTCAATGCCTATGAATGGACAGATCGTAAGAATATTCCTGAAAATATTACAGCTTTTGTAAGAGAAAAAGATCCGGATATTGTTTGTATGCAGGAATTTTACAGGAAAGCAACTGACCTGGTGAAGATTTACCCTTACAGTTATATCGAATTAAAAGGCAAAGCATCTGAATTTGGTTCAGCAATTTTCTCCAAATACCCGATCATTAAGAAGTATTCGCTGAATTTCCCGCAGGATGGCAATAATAATGCTATTTATGCTGATGTGGTGATCGGCCAGGATACGGTAAGAGTTTTTAACGTACATTTCCAATCACTCAACATCAAGCCGGAGATCAATGATCTTAAAAAAGAAGATTCTAAAAAATTGCTGGGCAGGATAGGCTATGGATTTTCACTGCAACAGGAACAGCTGGAAATGCTGATACCGGAAATGAAGCAATCGCCTTATCAAAAACTGGTAGTTGGGGATTTCAACAACACGAGTTTTTCCTATATCTATAACCAGCTGAAGGAAGAGGGTAATTTCAAGGATGCATTCCTGGAAGCGGGCAGCGGTTTTGGACAAAGCTTTAAACTGACCTATTTCCCGCTGCGGATCGATTTTATGCTGCTGGAACAGGAAATGACCGTTCAGGAATTTTCGCGTTTCGAGGTAGATTATTCAGATCACTACCCGGTGCTCAGTAAGATTTCCTTATAATTCCTGCCTTTGCAGGTAGGCCAGCGTGTTCGGCCCTTCGTTGAACAAGAGGTCGAGAATACTCAAATCGTTTTCAAACTTCAGTTTTTCTGAAAATACCTGCGTGTAGGGCTCATTCTGAAACGACTGTTTTCTTTTAGCCGATACCAATGATCTGAGATCAGTTACATTTTCAGGTTCCAGAATGTATTCCGAAGTTTTGGCGAATTCCAGATCGAATTGCATGGCTTCCGCGGCAAATTCCATACAGCGATAATTGAAATCCATCAAGAACTTAAATTTTTTCTCGTAAAGCGGGTAGCATTCATCCTCGTAAAATTCAAAAAACGGAGAGGTTTGATAGGAAGTTTGAAGCGCCCGCCAATGCCGCACCTGCCAGTCAAAATCATTTTCGATCTGCACATCCTGGTATTTCTGTCTTCCGTTAGTATCCAAACCCAGGGCGCTGCTATGTTTTACAGGAATGTTCAGATTCAGTTTACCGTTGGCATCGTAGATATACATTCGATTACGGTAAGTTTGTTTCTGGTAATTATCCTCGTTTTCAAAAATGATCTGATCGGTTTGGGATAGTGCTACCCATAGGCTTACCGGTCCAAAATAGGATGGATGAAATAAGGCTTTTTTCATGGCTTTTTAACTTTCTTCCCTGCGTTTCTTGAAGAATTTCCAGCCGAAATAAATGACCACCAGGATTAAAAAGTATGGCAGGAAGGATGTTGGTTCTCCATCGCCTTTAACCGTAGTAAAAACACGATCCCATCGAATTTTATTAAACCCTGAGGCATTAGAATCCCAGCTTAACCAGATAAAGACTGGTTTTCCTACAACATGGTTTTCAGGAACATATCCCCAGCTTCGACTATCTTCAGAATTATGACGATTATCTCCCATCATCCAGTAATAATTCTGTTTAAAAGTATATTCTGAACTTGGTTTGCCATTAATGAGCACCTGAGTCCCGTTAAGGCTGATCTTTTGTTCTTGACCCATTTCCCGGCCCTCATAGACCTCAATGATCCTGCGATAGAACGGCATGCTTTCAGGCGTTAGCTGCACGGTCTCTCCTTTTTCAGGAATATGGATGGGCCCGAAATTGTCGTTGCTCCATTTCAGTTTTCCATTATTCGGAAACAACCCATTGTTTCGTACTCCGCCCGGGCCGATATACCTTTCGATACTGGCCACATTAGGATGGTTCTTGAAACGCTCGTAAGCTTCTTCAGTTAGCGTGATGGTAAAACGATTGCTACTTTGGTCGTAACCGTAACCATCTGTAATACCATACATCTCGTATAAAGCCCGTGGATTGAAGGGCTGACCTTTGGTTTGACCAATATACAGGTACT contains the following coding sequences:
- a CDS encoding WbqC family protein, which produces MKKALFHPSYFGPVSLWVALSQTDQIIFENEDNYQKQTYRNRMYIYDANGKLNLNIPVKHSSALGLDTNGRQKYQDVQIENDFDWQVRHWRALQTSYQTSPFFEFYEDECYPLYEKKFKFLMDFNYRCMEFAAEAMQFDLEFAKTSEYILEPENVTDLRSLVSAKRKQSFQNEPYTQVFSEKLKFENDLSILDLLFNEGPNTLAYLQRQEL
- a CDS encoding endonuclease/exonuclease/phosphatase family protein codes for the protein MKKLNVFDKFIFILNSLAALALLLSYLLPHIPPESFPLLSVLSLGVPVLIILNIILLLYWSFRLKRQFLLSLVVLLIGYQYVSGFVRFSEGEKDEKGQADFSIMSYNVRMFNAYEWTDRKNIPENITAFVREKDPDIVCMQEFYRKATDLVKIYPYSYIELKGKASEFGSAIFSKYPIIKKYSLNFPQDGNNNAIYADVVIGQDTVRVFNVHFQSLNIKPEINDLKKEDSKKLLGRIGYGFSLQQEQLEMLIPEMKQSPYQKLVVGDFNNTSFSYIYNQLKEEGNFKDAFLEAGSGFGQSFKLTYFPLRIDFMLLEQEMTVQEFSRFEVDYSDHYPVLSKISL
- a CDS encoding tetratricopeptide repeat protein, which gives rise to MAQYKKRGYKPSSKKERENTVEEHSTTAEVFNTLDEGASKTETWVADNQKYIYIIVGVAIVAVLGYLGYNRFVHAPKQAEAANEMAQAEDYMAAALRATGTESDSLYNLALNGGEGKFGFLDIIDNYGGTDAANLAHYNAGFAYLRTGKYQEAIEQLEDFKSDDEIFAPLAAGGIGDAFTQLGQPEDALGYYEKAAEMRSNTFTTPRFLLKAAITAIELGDNDTAEEYLNRIEEEYPDSPEANKVPIYLGMASAKN
- the mutL gene encoding DNA mismatch repair endonuclease MutL, whose translation is MSDIIQLLPDHVANQIAAGEVVQRPASVIKELLENSIDAHATRIQVVIKDAGKTLIQVVDDGVGMSVTDARMSFERHATSKIKLADDLFSLKTKGFRGEALASIAAIAHVELKTRRAEEEIGTCIKMEGSQVVSQEACVTPKGTCLSVKNLFYNIPARRNFLKSDNVETRHIIDEFQRVALAHPDISFSLTHNNNELFQLPPSNQRQRITNIFGGKTNEKLVPVEEDTGIVKVSGFVGKPEFAKKSRGEQFFFVNNRFIKSPYLNHAVVAAFEGLLKDKSYPSYFLYLDVDPKSIDINIHPTKTEIKFDDEHALYAILKSAIKHSLGQFNVAPMLDFERDSDLDTPYDYKNKNASAPQIEVDRDFNPFKNEGGLASFSGGGGNVSYRRERSAASWDGIYTGLETETMPESSANLKEIEFESEEVTGNLFGAKEEEHGRSTFQLNKKYIISTLKSGLLAIDQHRAHTRILYEELLKNITVSAAVSQQLLFPLKLQFNKHENEMLKEIKDSLEQTGFVFSEFGRDEVEITGIPTLIAESEVEMLLEKLLADFEKEVPSDGFSQTDLMAKSLASSMAVRSGTLLNSAEQQHIVNRLFACKEPGLTPFNKTIFTTIGVDELDKKFA
- the ribH gene encoding 6,7-dimethyl-8-ribityllumazine synthase is translated as MATEGKNLSEYDKNTIPNAKDFRFGIVVSEWNEEITEGLFQGAFDAFIENGVKKENIVRWNVPGSFELIYGCKKLQQTFDMLDAIIAVGSVIQGETKHFDFVCEGVTQGIKDLNIQGDIPVIFCVLTDNHIEQSRARSGGKHGNKGTEAAIAAIKMAQLRKDADFYKG
- a CDS encoding rhomboid family intramembrane serine protease, with amino-acid sequence MGRITETVKVLLIINVIFFIGSQLIGDAAYQYFALWFFKNPNFAFWQGITHMFMHGGFTHILFNMYALWAFGSPIEQMLGQRRFLFFYFASGIGAAALHTLVNFFAFQNGYDALLGIGWTPAEIMDFANQAFQTNQFQIPSGVDQETLRSMLEAYSNPAVGASGAIYGILVAFGMMFPNVELFLIFVPIPIKAKFFIPALILLDLFSGVTGYSLFGGSIAHFAHVGGALFGFLMMYYWKKNQFNDNRWY
- a CDS encoding rhomboid family intramembrane serine protease is translated as MRTSDKLRYKMQTATITEKLIAINVLVFVLFFLIRTIAFLFQTSGDFLMQWFVFPDDPMEFLLKPWSIITYSFLHAGIWHILSNMLILYFSGIYFLNYFSPKRLLNYYFLGVIIGALVYMASYNLFPVFQANGKSYLIGASAGVMAVLIGIATYIPNMRVQLMFLGSIKFWWIAAFLVIVDIVQIPMGNAGGHFAHLGGAALGYIYTTQLQKGNDIGKWFENLVDGIATLFKPKSERRAKMKTVYRNKTQRAKTTTSRTSNASSRLNKDEKQKKVDAILDKISKSGYDSLTKAEKDFLFQAGKED